In a genomic window of Telopea speciosissima isolate NSW1024214 ecotype Mountain lineage chromosome 5, Tspe_v1, whole genome shotgun sequence:
- the LOC122661542 gene encoding LIM domain-containing protein WLIM1-like isoform X2: MATFAGTTQKCKACEKTVYLVDQHTADNKVYHKACFRCHHCKGTLKPHFDQLFKMTGSLDKSFEGAPKEARVSDKGHVNSKVSSMFAGTQDKCVACKKTVYPLEKVAVDGTSYHKACFKCTHGGCVISTSNYVAHEHRLYCKHHHSQLFKEKGNFSQLDKHEDAKGVADDAVLDA, translated from the exons ATGGCAACTTTCGCAGGGACGACTCAGAAATGTAAGGCTTGTGAGAAGACGGTTTACTTGGTGGATCAGCACACGGCTGACAACAAGGTTTATCACAAGGCTTGTTTCCGATGCCATCACTGCAAGGGTACCCTCaag CCTCACTTTGACCAACTCTTCAAGATGACTGGAAGTTTGGACAAAAGTTTTGAAG GTGCTCCAAAAGAAGCTAGAGTTTCTGATAAG GGCCATGTCAACAGCAAAGTCTCAAGTATGTTTGCTGGAACCCAAGATAAGTGTGTTGCTTGCAAGAAAACCGTTTACCCACTTGAGAAG GTAGCAGTAGATGGTACCTCATACCATAAAGCGTGTTTCAAGTGTACCCATGGGGGCTGTGTGATCAGCACATCTAACTATGTTGCCCATGAGCACAGGCTCTATTGTAAGCATCATCATTCTCagctcttcaaagagaaggGGAATTTCAGCCAACTTGACAAGCATGAAGATGCTAAAGGTGTCGCTGACGATGCTGTTCTTGATGCATGA
- the LOC122663253 gene encoding putative pentatricopeptide repeat-containing protein At5g37570, translating into MRARPAHAHPSESAQPLDAHWALTGNEPDPACYTLTLVTPLSPLSLVEQKSLKAALAELQLRRGEHNQINEPMSFTNHCSHALSKCGTVGPSLFISTLLKACRTIRNLEQVHAQIIQKGIEQDNFVISQFVCRCNSFSNIGYASSVFDRVCEPNVYLWNSVIKGYRDRSSVNETISIFNRMKSSKVTPDEFTFPSLIKACSSVSAIREGRAIHGSIVRYGIDTNIFVSTSLIDLYGKCREIECARKIFDGMSCRNEFSWTAMIVSYMILGDLAAAGKLFNQIPCRNLASWNAMIGGYVKFGDLTSAKNLFDQMPEKNAVSFTSLICGYAKAGDMASARFLFDQSPVRDIVSWSALISGYVQNGKPNEAVKIFFEMHSKNVRPDEFVMVSLMSACSQVGSLELAKWIDSYVVQNLMDLRQAHVTAALIDMNAKCGNLERASYLFEEMPKRDLFSYCSMIQGLSIHGLGEQVVRLFARMLDEGLIPDDVAFTVVLNGCSHAGLVEEGCFYFNSMKNDYSITPSPDHYACMVDLLGRSGNLEAAYDLIKSMPVEPHAGAWGALLGACRLHSDIELGEAVASRLFKLEPHSAGSYVLLSNIYAAADRWLDVSNVRNMMREKGIRKIPGVSWI; encoded by the coding sequence ATGCGTGCCAGACCCGCACACGCACATCCATCAGAGTCAGctcagccgttggatgctcattgggcactcaCAGGAAACGAGCCGGATCCGGCGTGTTACACACTGACACTAGTTacacctctctctcctctctccctggTTGAACAGAAATCGCTGAAGGCAGCACTTGCAGAGTTGCAGCTGAGACGAggagaacacaatcaaataaatgaGCCTATGAGCTTTACCAATCATTGTTCTCATGCACTATCGAAATGCGGAACAGTCGGTCCATCTCTCTTCATCTCAACCCTCTTGAAAGCTTGTAGAACAATCCGAAACCTCGAACAAGTTCACGCACAGATTATTCAAAAGGGTATAGAACAAGATAACTTTGTAATTTCCCAGTTCGTTTGTCGTTGCAACTCATTCTCCAACATAGGATACGCTTCAAGTGTTTTTGATCGCGTTTGTGAGCCAAATGTCTATCTTTGGAACTCTGTCATTAAAGGATATCGTGATCGTTCCTCTGTTAATGAGACCATTTCTATTTTTAATCGCATGAAATCGTCTAAAGTTACTCCCGATGAATTCACGTTTCCTTCTTTGATCAAGGCGTGCTCGAGTGTGTCTGCGATTAGGGAAGGTAGGGCAATTCACGGCTCGATAGTGAGATATGGAATAGACACGAACATTTTTGTTAGTACGAGTTTGATTGATTTGTATGGGAAGTGTCGTGAGATTGAATGTGCTCGAAAGATTTTTGATGGGATGTCTTGCAGGAATGAGTTTTCTTGGACGGCTATGATTGTTAGTTACATGATTTTGGGGGATTTAGCTGCAGCTGGAAAGCTTTTTAACCAAATACCATGTCGGAATCTTGCATCCTGGAATGCGATGATTGGTGGGTATGTGAAGTTTGGTGACTTGACGAGTGCTAAGAATCTGTTTGATCAAATGCCAGAGAAGAATGCGGTTTCCTTCACATCATTGATATGTGGGTATGCCAAGGCAGGTGATATGGCTTCTGCACGATTTCTATTTGATCAATCTCCAGTTAGAGATATTGTATCGTGGTCTGCTTTGATATCGGGCTATGTGCAGAATGGTAAACCAAATGAGGCTGTGAAGATCTTCTTTGAGATGCATTCAAAAAATGTTAGACCGGATGAATTTGTTATGGTGAGCTTAATGTCTGCATGTTCCCAAGTTGGTAGTTTGGAACTAGCCAAATGGATTGATTCTTATGTGGTCCAGAACTTGATGGATCTTCGTCAAGCTCATGTTACTGCAGCTCTCATAGACATGAATGCCAAGTGTGGGAATTTGGAAAGGGCATCCTATTTGTTTGAGGAGATGCCAAAACGAGATCTTTTCTCGTATTGTTCTATGATTCAGGGCCTGTCAATTCATGGGCTTGGGGAGCAGGTTGTCAGGCTCTTTGCTCGAATGCTTGATGAAGGCTTGATTCCTGATGATGTAGCTTTCACAGTTGTCCTTAATGGTTGCAGCCATGCAGGCCTTGTTGAAGAGGGTTGCTTTTACTTTAATTCCATGAAAAATGACTACTCCATAACTCCTTCTCCAGATCACTATGCCTGTATGGTTGATCTTCTTGGAAGATCTGGGAATTTAGAAGCAGCTTATGACCTCATAAAATCAATGCCTGTGGAACCACATGCTGGTGCCTGGGGTGCATTGCTTGGTGCATGTAGGCTACATTCTGATATTGAGCTTGGGGAGGCGGTGGCAAGCCGGCTTTTCAAGCTTGAACCTCACAGTGCAGGTAGTTATGTGCTATTGTCAAACATTTATGCAGCTGCAGATAGGTGGTTGGATGTTTCTAATGTGAGGAACATGATGCGGGAGAAGGGGATCAGAAAGATTCCTGGTGTCAGTTGGATTTAG
- the LOC122661542 gene encoding LIM domain-containing protein WLIM1-like isoform X1: MATFAGTTQKCKACEKTVYLVDQHTADNKVYHKACFRCHHCKGTLKLSNYSSFEGVLYCKPHFDQLFKMTGSLDKSFEGAPKEARVSDKGHVNSKVSSMFAGTQDKCVACKKTVYPLEKVAVDGTSYHKACFKCTHGGCVISTSNYVAHEHRLYCKHHHSQLFKEKGNFSQLDKHEDAKGVADDAVLDA, translated from the exons ATGGCAACTTTCGCAGGGACGACTCAGAAATGTAAGGCTTGTGAGAAGACGGTTTACTTGGTGGATCAGCACACGGCTGACAACAAGGTTTATCACAAGGCTTGTTTCCGATGCCATCACTGCAAGGGTACCCTCaag CTTAGTAACTACTCCTCCTTTGAAGGTGTTCTGTATTGCAAGCCTCACTTTGACCAACTCTTCAAGATGACTGGAAGTTTGGACAAAAGTTTTGAAG GTGCTCCAAAAGAAGCTAGAGTTTCTGATAAG GGCCATGTCAACAGCAAAGTCTCAAGTATGTTTGCTGGAACCCAAGATAAGTGTGTTGCTTGCAAGAAAACCGTTTACCCACTTGAGAAG GTAGCAGTAGATGGTACCTCATACCATAAAGCGTGTTTCAAGTGTACCCATGGGGGCTGTGTGATCAGCACATCTAACTATGTTGCCCATGAGCACAGGCTCTATTGTAAGCATCATCATTCTCagctcttcaaagagaaggGGAATTTCAGCCAACTTGACAAGCATGAAGATGCTAAAGGTGTCGCTGACGATGCTGTTCTTGATGCATGA